The proteins below are encoded in one region of Bacillus sp. 2205SS5-2:
- a CDS encoding YczE/YyaS/YitT family protein has translation MNLYKILFYLVGLFIISFGVTLTIKADLGAGAWDALNVGLSTTIGLTVGTWVIIVGSILIFLNAYLLKERPDFLAFITVLLVGFFIDFWLIFALSEWTPDNLAYRVVLLLLGLGILSFGIATYLQANYPLIPIDNFMMALRARFKLNLSVAKTVGELTALILALLFQGPIGIGTLIITFGIGPSIQFFFPKMEMALKKLQHKQVSPSH, from the coding sequence ATGAATCTCTACAAAATTCTTTTCTATTTAGTGGGACTTTTCATCATTTCCTTCGGTGTGACTTTAACAATAAAAGCCGATTTAGGTGCAGGGGCTTGGGATGCATTAAATGTTGGTTTATCTACAACAATTGGCTTAACCGTTGGCACTTGGGTCATAATTGTTGGTTCTATACTCATTTTCCTTAACGCTTATTTATTAAAAGAACGCCCTGATTTTTTAGCTTTTATAACGGTTTTACTCGTTGGGTTTTTCATTGATTTCTGGTTAATCTTTGCTCTAAGCGAATGGACACCAGACAACCTTGCCTACCGTGTAGTTCTCTTGCTTTTAGGCTTAGGAATTTTATCTTTCGGTATAGCCACCTACTTACAAGCAAACTATCCGCTTATTCCCATTGATAATTTTATGATGGCGTTACGAGCTCGATTTAAATTGAATTTGAGTGTTGCTAAGACGGTCGGTGAGTTAACGGCACTTATACTAGCCCTGCTTTTTCAAGGACCGATTGGGATAGGAACGCTTATTATCACCTTTGGGATTGGTCCAAGCATTCAATTTTTCTTTCCTAAAATGGAAATGGCACTCAAAAAGCTTCAACATAA